The DNA window AGCTGTTCCTACCAATGCTCCGATAATAATGCTGATCGACAGCCATTTCAAAATATAAGGCAAAGCCGGAAATTTTCTGAAGAAAAAATAGGTATGAAAAATTGCTTTTTTACCAAGTGTTCGTTGATGTTTTGACATAATAATCCTGATCAGTTATTGTTAATAATCTCTTAATCAGGCGTCATCAGCTTTTGTAAAGCGGTTGGGTAAGGAAGAACACCATTTCCTTTGAATAATGCAAATATATGAATTATGATAAAAAGATAAAAGATAAAAGATAAAAGATAAAAGATAAAAGATAAAAGATAAAAGATAAAAGATAAAAGATAAAAGATAAAAGATAAAAGATAAAAGATAAAAGATAAAAGATAAAAGATAAAAGATAAAAGATAAAAGATAAAAGATATTATCGTTAAATCTCAAAATGTGCTTGGCTACATCAATAGGGCTGGGCTTTAGCCCAGCCTACCCTATAAAAACGGCTTCATTTCATCCTCAATCTGCGTTCTCAGTTCCATCAGTCTTTTGGCGTATTGTTCCTGCAACTTTTCTTCTTCTGTAGTAGGGATCCATTTCGGAACCGGAAGTTTTTTACCGTTTTCATCTACGGCCACAAATACAATAATACAGTGTGTTTTCTTGTCAAAGGTAGGTTGTTTTAGGTTTCTTGAAAATACGTTGATCGAAATATGCATGCTTGAAGTTCCGGTATAGATGACCTGAGCATCTACTTTTACGACTTCTCCGATTTTAATAGGCTCATAAAAGCGGATTCCTCCCACATAAACCGTTACTGAATAATTTCCGCTCCATGTGGTAGCACAGGCATACCCGGCCTGATCAATCCATTTCATTACGCTTCCTCCATGTACATTTCCTCCGTAATTAACATCTGAAGGCTCTGAAATAAACTGAAAAGTAATAGGCTTGTTCTGCATCTTTATAAAATTTTAATAAAGTTATTTAATAATTTTCAAAGTTTTAGATTAAATCCTACTTTTGAAAGACGAAATCATAATGAAGAGATTTTTAATAAATAATAGAAACTATAATGAAGAAAGTATTTCACCTTAATACATGTGATACCTGCAGAAAAATTTTAGCACAATTTGACCTTACCGATTGGGAACTTCGTGAAATTAAAAAAGAACCGATCACAAAGGAAGAGCTGGCGGAAATGCATAAGAAAACAAAATCGTATGAAGCCTTATTTAGTAAAAAATCTACCCAGATCAAACTAAGAGGACTTGATGTAAAGTCTTTAACTGAAAAGGATTTTAAAGACCTGTTATTGGATCATTATACCTTTTTAAAGAGACCCGTTTTCCTTACTGACAAGGAGATTTTTGTAGGAAATGA is part of the Chryseobacterium lactis genome and encodes:
- a CDS encoding acyl-CoA thioesterase, with the protein product MQNKPITFQFISEPSDVNYGGNVHGGSVMKWIDQAGYACATTWSGNYSVTVYVGGIRFYEPIKIGEVVKVDAQVIYTGTSSMHISINVFSRNLKQPTFDKKTHCIIVFVAVDENGKKLPVPKWIPTTEEEKLQEQYAKRLMELRTQIEDEMKPFL
- a CDS encoding arsenate reductase family protein produces the protein MKKVFHLNTCDTCRKILAQFDLTDWELREIKKEPITKEELAEMHKKTKSYEALFSKKSTQIKLRGLDVKSLTEKDFKDLLLDHYTFLKRPVFLTDKEIFVGNDKKNVEALQEFFGVN